The Fusarium musae strain F31 chromosome 10, whole genome shotgun sequence genome window below encodes:
- a CDS encoding hypothetical protein (EggNog:ENOG41), protein MRTFHTPLTIIETLAKSRGDAAAVRYLLPGSSTEYKTITYSEYFNDVENAAKSWLSVLSHAGIAKGAVIGIWMRGWSYQDLLHYLSLQRAGYIPQLFSLRMTNPAVVYELLRKSNAEALIYDSSCDSLVKDCPVPTFTSERNLGKTAPQDRELEKVTTASNGDQVSVIFHTSGSTSGIPKLVPTTVRWMDCLIRKNKPYTRAGPQPVYCLMGSHAHVGNTINLTEALANSGCLIVPNSIPYPTSELQSMITHGGLTAFYIFPVLLSVFIREARTNGVLLEQLQSLHHIFHAGQVLEPSDQAWAHRQGIKLVDTYGSTEIGLSMRASATSQYLTPFPESGCEFIPLRENLSSSDQLLELVIPADADDCPHSSLRDKTDGKFHTGDLFQRVADDQYLYKGRVDDRIKMQLSLVCDAGSLEAEAMQVCQGDLISAASVIGYGRPSPAIIIEPKSDEILQSGDDNLAKFKKEVLYRISPFHERKYLHERIDDPRLVFVVPQGTLPRTAKGNIMRKKVENMFFGELEKHFGVISPA, encoded by the exons ATGCGGACCTTTCATACACCTCTTACTATTATTGAGACGCTGGCTAAGTCGCGTGGGGATGCTGCAGCAGTCAGATATCTGTTACCTGGTTCTTCTACGGAATACAAGACGATCACATATTCTGAGTACTTTAATGATGTTGAGAATGCGGCAAAGTCATGGTTATCTGTGTTATCCCATGCAGGTATTGCTAAGGGTGCCGTAATCGGAATCTG GATGAGGGGATGGTCATACCAGGATCTTCTACACTATCTGTCACTCCAAAGAGCTGGCTACATTCCGCAACTCTTCTCACTTCGCATGACGAACCCAGCGGTTGTTTACGAACTTCTGCGTAAGAGCAACGCTGAAGCATTGATCTATGACTCAAGCTGTGACTCTTTAGTGAAGGACTGCCCGGTTCCGACATTTACCAGCGAAAGAAATCTGGGGAAAACTGCGCCTCAGGATCGTGAGCTTGAAAAGGTGACCACTGCTTCGAACGGCGATCAAGTCTCAGTCATCTTTCATACTTCGGGCTCAACTTCAGGAATCCCAAAACTTGTTCCAACTACTGTGAGATGGATGGACTGCTTGATTCGCAAGAACAAACCATATACACGCGCCGGACCGCAGCCTGTGTACTGCCTCAT GGGTTCTCATGCCCATGTAggcaacaccatcaaccttACAGAAGCACTGGCAAACTCAGGCTGTTTGATCGTACCAAATAGTATTCCCTATCCAACTTCTGAGCTGCAGAGCATGATTACACATGGTGGATTGACGGCCTTTTACATCTTCCCGGTCCTTCTCTCTGTCTTCATCCGGGAAGCACGCACCAACGGCGTTTTGCTTGAGCAACTTCAGAGTTTACATCACATCTTCCACGCTGGGCAAGTTTTGGAGCCGTCGGATCAGGCTTGGGCTCATCGACAAGGGATCAAGCTTGTTGATACCTACGGTTCCACCGAGATTGGACTATCGATGCGCGCATCTGCCACTTCCCAGTACCTCACTCCATTTCCAGAGTCGGGTTGTGAGTTCATCCCTCTTAGAGAAAACTTATCTTCATCCGATCAACTTCTTGAACTTGTCATCCCCGCTGACGCAGATGACTGTCCTCATTCGTCACTCAGGGATAAGACAGATGGCAAGTTCCATACTGGTGACCTCTTCCAAAGAGTCGCCGACGATCAGTACTTGTACAAAGGACGAGTTGATGATAGAATTAAGATGCAGCTGTCTCTGGTATGCGACGCAGGGTCGCTTGAGGCAGAAGCAATGCAAGTCTGCCAGGGTGATCTGATCTCTGCTGCATCCGTCATTGGATATGGACGTCCCAGTCCAGCAATTATCATCGAACCCAAGAGTGACGAAATATTACAATCGGGCGATGACAATTTGGCAAAATTCAAGAAAGAGGTCCTGTACAGGATATCGCCGTTTCATGAGCGTAAGTATCTCCACGAGCGAATTGATGATCCACGCCTAGTCTTTGTTGTACCCCAGGGAACACTGCCAAGAACAGCAAAAGGGAATAtcatgaggaagaaggtggAAAATATGTTCTTTGGTGAACTAGAGAAACACTTTGGGGTCATTTCACCCGCGTAA
- a CDS encoding hypothetical protein (EggNog:ENOG41), translated as MVSTPPPSDDAEGHPPEESPHDEEEAKSASPSKKEAKQPKTSNRGHKLRHKQPAHYRRHTNDFSSQESGDPVMRQAMRYGVDPNTYRPPPPGAYPPNTNPSYYPSPNLPPPAGYPNPYTYPGGGGYFSTPRASVRDPQYFSPPGYDVPPSGYSDPGFAPADSYGYEEEIPPYPEYPTREPKRAPVRPRTLRQPKPQTEPTLSSLRRDAAHQRPRQRRPSIPIRETASPEDGITMQDIMAELRNLQRQVYQAEIQSDPGRIQGRPRRSPSVTSQYTSDDTRSLNIERERSRQLTSIIYRLLEDRQRPEYQDSLGLSSRQTMMDLLQGRVREHDGEMALVSQQDAQEIRSKLDTILEYLQLEGGFEEEPAPQRLREAYESRPQPLVLRGQPSVASGSSVHTSSSPALSRATPRRRQTLPSVIRPSQDAQSSNQGRTRQVPTTLGDDDETYEDFRRPARTRVSSTQSVASQDKRRLVQRSDSRPPERKIVEGDQQKVRPGRFAYVQTEDEQDEEPARAPVPPYPVPDPPGQSKRRRSLQSVRFR; from the coding sequence ATGGTGTCGACACCCCCACCATCAGATGACGCAGAGGGTCATCCCCCAGAGGAGAGTCCacatgacgaggaggaagctaAGAGCGCGTCACCGAGCAAGAAAGAAGCCAAGCAACCCAAAACATCAAATCGTGGACATAAACTTCGGCATAAACAGCCTGCGCATTATCGAAGACATACCAACGACTTCTCTTCGCAAGAGTCAGGCGATCCGGTAATGAGGCAGGCGATGCGCTACGGCGTCGATCCCAACACATATCGTCCGCCGCCGCCAGGTGCATATCCACCAAACACGAACCCTTCTTATTATCCATCGCCAAACCTACCGCCGCCGGCTGGCTATCCCAATCCATATACGTATCCTGGAGGCGGAGGATATTTCTCTACCCCACGAGCAAGTGTTAGGGATCCCCAGTACTTTTCTCCACCTGGCTACGATGTCCCGCCTTCAGGATACTCTGACCCAGGCTTCGCCCCCGCCGACTCTTACGGGTATGAAGAGGAAATCCCACCATACCCTGAGTATCCAACACGGGAGCCGAAAAGAGCCCCAGTACGACCGAGGACCTTGCGACAACCCAAGCCACAGACCGAGCCAACCCTGAGTAGCCTTCGAAGGGATGCGGCACACCAGAGACCTCGACAAAGACGACCGTCTATCCCCATCAGAGAGACAGCCTCGCCAGAGGATGGCATAACCATGCAAGACATCATGGCTGAGCTCAGAAACCTCCAACGCCAGGTCTACCAAGCCGAGATACAATCAGACCCAGGCAGGATCCAAGGCCGCCCACGAAGGAGTCCATCAGTCACAAGTCAGTATACTAGCGATGACACTAGATCCCTAAACATAGAGAGAGAAAGGTCTCGTCAGCTCACAAGCATAATTTACCGGCTACTTGAAGATAGGCAACGACCAGAATACCAAGACTCATTGGGGTTATCGTCAAGGCAGACAATGATGGACCTGCTTCAGGGCAGGGTAAGGGAACATGATGGAGAGATGGCATTGGTTAGTCAACAGGACGCACAGGAGATACGATCAAAACTCGATACTATATTGGAGTATCTTCAGCTTGAAGGCGGATTTGAAGAGGAGCCGGCTCCGCAGCGACTTCGCGAGGCTTACGAAAGCAGGCCACAGCCCTTGGTCCTGAGGGGTCAGCCTTCTGTCGCTTCTGGCTCCTCAGTAcacacatcatcatcaccagctCTAAGTCGAGCAACACCCCGTCGTCGACAGACTCTCCCATCTGTGATTAGACCATCACAAGACGCGCAGTCATCAAATCAAGGACGTACCCGACAAGTCCCAACCACGCTAggtgacgacgacgagacaTACGAAGACTTCCGACGCCCTGCACGTACAAGAGTTAGCTCAACACAGAGTGTTGCATCGCAGGATAAGAGGAGGCTTGTCCAGAGGAGTGATTCCCGACCACCGGAAAGAAAGATTGTGGAAGGTGATCAACAGAAAGTTAGGCCAGGGCGGTTTGCGTATGTCCAGACAGAAGATGAACAGGATGAAGAACCTGCTCGTGCACCTGTGCCGCCGTACCCAGTGCCTGATCCACCTGGACAGTCGAAGCGGAGAAGATCATTACAGTCGGTGAGATTCAGGTAG
- a CDS encoding hypothetical protein (EggNog:ENOG41), producing MHFSSLIPALGGLVAVATASPHLLGLGLDVDVSLGGGKGASSAADTTSKGLDLVPTTSATSQKNGLASSCNLANSWENHVLFDGIAAPASGAAAAIKLGLNLPNAQIEGEATLELVKDFLTEPRVRIGLGAIKAYLELDISASAAVHESIELFASSALQLEVPGLLEAEAGAALALDLVVGVDAAIDLSAGVYLSFGEEAFVEVSLPTKEIVDVSLEGLVAKALPIGVGAEVDLSAEVSLTLGLRLRTEIDLSAELDIPVLDIEAGAKIAVWVSLFEYTAVLVNTDNCVVSVDELIALTLGLAVELNVEIGDILDLSLAPTLTVTLATAAQAKVCQPNRGTPGTFIEKQGGPSTTHTQVVSLSTVPAGGSDSTPDSALPDATGSADASGSVDVTGSATADSSETYPAGAETTGSGSGAYPIPGSGSGSAASAGAETSGSGASAGAETTGTGSGASGSETYPAGAETTGSGSGAYPIPGSGSGSAASAGAETTGSGSGAYPIPGSGSSSGASAGAETTGTGSGAYPIPGSGSSSALAKPQTTGSVAAIVPHGNGTATGDVTSTVTSTHVYTITSCAASVINCPARYTQKVVTSTVIESTYVCPATETGAVPATTTAHSTKVHVPVTTITDTLTTIVPCKTRTTKTFHPPTTPPPAPTVTIVDTTTYCPEEGKTAQPSMGQSTFQVVTTASPSTKAYEVPSHAAPTTEGEEKPTAEVPVPGKPTGGYPVPEKPTGGKPVAPPAHGVPYPPSNGTVSTHVPVYPAPVPTTAVPVAPGTTAGYAPPPVVSQPGVVPPAPSAPVGTPVPTTPVPVSGASVVRTGFMLALPVALAFFM from the coding sequence ATGCATTTTTCTAGTTTGATTCCCGCTTTGGGGGGTCTCGTGGCTGTTGCCACTGCCTCGCCTCACCTTCTCGGCCTCGGTCTCGACGTCGATGTCTCGcttggaggaggaaaggGCGCTTCATCCGCTGCTGACACCACCTCCAAGGGCCTTGACCTCGTCCCCACCACTTCTGCCACTAGCCAGAAGAACGGCCTTGCTTCTTCCTGCAACTTGGCTAACAGCTGGGAGAACCATGTTCTCTTCGACGGTATCGCCGCCCCTGCTTCTGGCGCTGCTGCCGCCATCAAGCTTGGTCTTAACCTCCCCAATGCTCAGATCGAGGGTGAGGCTACTCTCGAGCTTGTGAAGGATTTCCTTACGGAGCCTCGTGTGCGtattggtcttggtgctATCAAGGCTTACCTCGAGCTTGACATTTCTGCTTCCGCTGCTGTTCACGAATCCATTGAActtttcgcttcttctgctctccAGCTTGAGGTCCCTGGtcttcttgaggctgaggctggtgcCGCTCTCgctcttgaccttgttgttggtgttgatgctgctATTGACCTGTCCGCTGGTGTTTACCTTTCCTTTGGCGAGGAGGCTTTCGTCGAAGTTTCTCTTCCTACCAAGGAGATTGTTGATGTCTCCCTCGAGGGTCTTGTTGCCAAGGCTCTCCccattggcgttggtgcTGAGGTCGACCTCTCTGCTGAGGTTTCCCTTACCCTTGGCCTCCGTCTCCGAACCGAGATCGATCTTTCTGCCGAGCTTGACATCCCCGTTCTCGACATCGAGGCTGGTGCCAAGATTGCTGTCTGGGTCAGCCTTTTCGAGTACACTGCTGTTCTCGTCAACACCGACAACTGCGTCGTCTCCGTCGATGAGCTCATTGCTCTCACTCTTGGTCTCGCTGTCGAGCTCAACGTGGAGATCGGTGACATTCTCGACCTTAGCCTTGCTCCTACCCTGACCGTCACCCTTGCTACTGCTGCTCAGGCCAAGGTTTGCCAGCCTAACCGCGGTACTCCTGGTACCTTCATTGAGAAGCAGGGTGGCCCTTCTACCACTCACACTCAGGTCGTCTCTCTGTCTACTGTCCCCGCTGGAGGCTCTGACTCTACTCCCGACTCTGCTCTTCCTGACGCCACTGGTTCTGCTGATGCCTCTGGCTCTGTTGACGTTACCGGCTCTGCCACTGCTGATTCTTCTGAGACCTACCCTGCTGGTGCCGAGACTACTGGTTCTGGCTCCGGAGCTTACCCCATTCCTGGATCTGGCTCTGGATCAGCTGCTTCTGCCGGCGCTGAAacctctggctctggtgctTCCGCTGGTGCTGAGACCACCGGTACTGGCTCAGGTGCATCTGGCTCGGAGACTTACCCTGCTGGTGCTGAAACTACCGGTTCTGGATCAGGTGCCTACCCCATTCCTGGATCTGGCTCCGGATCAGCTGCTTCTGCCGGCGCTGAGAccactggctctggctctggtgctTACCCCATCCCTGGTTCCGGTTCTAGCTCTGGTGCTTCCGCTGGTGCTGAGACCACCGGTACTGGCTCCGGCGCTTATCCCAtccctggctctggctccTCTTCCGCTCTCGCCAAGCCCCAGACCACCGGTTCCGTCGCTGCCATCGTCCCTCACGGCAACGGCACTGCCACCGGCGATGTCACCAGCACCGTCACCTCCACCCACGTCTACACCATTACCAGCTGCGCTGCCTCCGTCATCAACTGCCCTGCCCGCTACACCCAGAAGGTCGTCACATCCACCGTCATCGAGAGCACCTACGTCTGCCCCGCTACTGAGACCGGCGCTGTCCCTGCTACCACCACCGCCCACTCCACCAAGGTCCACGTTCccgtcaccaccatcacTGACACTCTCACCACGATTGTGCCTTGCAAGACCCGAACTACCAAGACCTTCCACCCTCCTACTACTCCCCCTCCTGCTCCCACTGTCACCATCGTCGACACCACCACCTACTGCCCCGAGGAGGGAAAGACTGCTCAGCCTTCCATGGGCCAGTCTACTTTCCAGGTCGTGACCACTGCTTCCCCTAGCACCAAGGCCTATGAGGTCCCCAGCCACGCTGCTCCTACTACCGAGGGTGAGGAGAAGCCCACTGCTGAGGTCCCTGTCCCCGGAAAGCCCACTGGTGGATACCCCGTTCCCGAGAAGCCCACCGGTGGCAAGCCCGTCGCCCCTCCCGCTCACGGTGTCCCCTACCCTCCTAGCAACGGAACCGTCTCCACCCACGTTCCCGTCTACCCAGCTCCTGTTCCCACCACCGCCGTCCCCGTGGCTCCTGGTACTACCGCTGGCTACGCGCCTCCTCCCGTTGTCTCCCAGCCCGGAGTTGTTCCTCCCGCTCCTTCGGCTCCCGTCGGCACTCCCGTCCCTACCACTCCTGTTCCCGTCAGTGGTGCCAGCGTGGTTCGCACTGGCTTCATGCTGGCTCTCCCAGTTGCCCTTGCTTTCTTCATGTAG